Proteins encoded by one window of Anaerosalibacter sp. Marseille-P3206:
- the larE gene encoding ATP-dependent sacrificial sulfur transferase LarE encodes MKNKYLNLKKEISKLVEEGICIAFSGGVDSSLILKVACEAAKEQNKNVYAVTFDTKLHPLSDITISKEVAKSMGAIHNIIQVDEFENEEFLMNPIDRCYQCKRYLFTQLLEFAKKNNLKHIVDGTNADDLNVYRPGLRALSEIGVISPLAKLGITKEEVREMAKELNISVATRPSTPCLATRLPYNTKITSELLEKIEKAEEYIKSLGFEVIRVRVHGDIVRIEVNKEEFSKFLEKKDLVINYLKDLGFIYITLDLEGFRSGSMDIQK; translated from the coding sequence ATGAAAAACAAATATTTAAATTTAAAAAAAGAAATATCAAAACTTGTAGAAGAAGGGATTTGTATTGCCTTTTCAGGTGGAGTAGATAGTAGCTTAATATTAAAGGTAGCTTGTGAGGCTGCAAAAGAGCAAAACAAAAATGTATATGCAGTAACTTTTGATACAAAGCTACATCCCTTATCAGATATCACTATTTCAAAGGAAGTAGCAAAGAGCATGGGAGCAATTCATAATATAATCCAAGTTGACGAATTTGAAAATGAAGAATTTCTTATGAATCCCATTGACAGATGTTATCAATGTAAGAGATATTTGTTCACACAATTACTAGAATTTGCAAAGAAAAACAATCTCAAACATATTGTTGATGGTACTAATGCAGATGATTTAAATGTATATAGACCAGGGCTTAGAGCTTTAAGTGAAATTGGAGTAATAAGTCCATTGGCAAAATTGGGTATAACTAAAGAAGAAGTTAGAGAAATGGCAAAAGAATTAAATATTTCTGTAGCAACGAGACCATCAACTCCCTGTTTGGCTACAAGATTACCCTACAATACAAAGATAACTAGTGAATTACTAGAAAAAATTGAAAAAGCAGAAGAATATATAAAATCATTAGGCTTTGAAGTTATTAGAGTTAGGGTACATGGAGATATAGTGAGGATTGAAGTAAACAAAGAAGAATTTTCAAAGTTCTTAGAGAAAAAAGATTTAGTTATCAATTATCTAAAAGACTTAGGATTTATTTATATAACATTAGATTTGGAGGGATTTCGTTCTGGAAGTATGGATATCCAAAAATAG
- a CDS encoding FmdE family protein, whose translation MNKTLWEKSVEFHGHECPGLATGYKACEAAMEKMGFTFSKDEEIVCVTENDACGVDAVQVITGCTFGKGNLIYRPTGKMAFSFFKRANGEKIRMIVKPFKGEMDRKERQEYILNAPVDEIFDFSEPKFELPEKARIFNSIVCENCGESAPEHKIRISEGKKVCLDCFEDYSRGW comes from the coding sequence ATGAATAAAACATTATGGGAAAAATCAGTAGAGTTCCATGGACATGAATGCCCAGGACTTGCTACAGGATATAAAGCTTGTGAAGCAGCAATGGAAAAAATGGGTTTCACATTTTCTAAAGATGAAGAAATTGTATGTGTTACTGAAAATGATGCTTGTGGAGTAGATGCAGTACAAGTTATTACAGGTTGTACATTTGGGAAAGGAAATCTTATTTATAGACCTACAGGAAAGATGGCTTTTAGCTTCTTCAAGCGTGCAAACGGTGAAAAAATCAGAATGATTGTAAAGCCATTTAAAGGAGAAATGGATCGTAAAGAACGACAGGAATACATATTAAATGCCCCAGTTGATGAAATCTTTGATTTTAGTGAACCAAAATTCGAATTACCAGAAAAGGCAAGGATATTTAATTCTATTGTTTGCGAAAATTGTGGAGAAAGTGCACCAGAACACAAAATTAGAATCAGTGAAGGCAAAAAAGTATGTCTTGATTGTTTTGAAGATTACTCTAGAGGTTGGTAA
- a CDS encoding ABC transporter ATP-binding protein encodes MKNKIVSNAIKTTSNNKLKYIIFLIIAIIAGILMQLAPPQILKKIIDNNIAKGVYDGLWKLSSFYLLSVILGGIADFTREYMMAIIGQDIILNIRLNMGKKLSKLPISYFSNKPVGEIMSQFTSDVDAVGTVFTSGLIGMISDGLKAIGIMVSIFILSPKLALYMLILIPIIYLIAKFFKSNTFKSQMEARKAVGHINAYVQEVFNGIRTIKIFGMENQSISDFHKPLNQNLEAVHKTSTLDSIFPCLMQILRAVIITITVVIAAPNGLGTLGISIGSVAAGVDLISRMLAPIEAIAVEFQTIQEALSGLERINDFDKEEEECKKELILEREIPKKLSISVKNISFAYDNEKNIVDNITFDIEPGTKVALVGRTGAGKSTILNIVAGLYKPNQGSIKIGEFDPFEIPANIRRRIIGIVPQSFPIYDGTIKEAITLYDEDITEEQVIKVAKIVGLHEDIIRLPKGYNTFIGEGEMKLSYGQYQLLSLATALVNNPPILLLDEVSSGLDSVTEAKIFKALKEISKDRTILTISHRISGIIDADKVIMLERGKIVETGTPTELAGKDGWYAKYSQIEKLGWNIGARC; translated from the coding sequence TTGAAAAACAAAATAGTATCTAATGCAATAAAGACAACTAGCAATAATAAATTAAAATACATTATATTTTTAATCATTGCTATTATTGCTGGTATCTTAATGCAACTAGCTCCACCTCAAATTTTAAAAAAGATTATTGATAACAATATTGCAAAAGGGGTTTATGATGGGCTATGGAAATTGTCTTCCTTTTATCTCTTATCTGTAATATTAGGTGGTATTGCTGATTTTACACGTGAATACATGATGGCAATTATTGGCCAAGATATAATATTAAATATTAGGCTCAATATGGGCAAAAAACTATCAAAACTACCAATATCATATTTTTCAAATAAACCAGTTGGTGAAATAATGAGCCAATTTACTTCAGATGTAGATGCTGTAGGTACAGTTTTTACAAGTGGTCTAATAGGAATGATATCTGATGGATTAAAAGCAATTGGTATTATGGTATCCATATTTATTTTAAGCCCCAAATTAGCACTATATATGTTAATTTTAATACCTATAATATATCTTATTGCTAAATTTTTCAAATCCAATACATTCAAATCTCAAATGGAAGCAAGAAAAGCAGTTGGACATATTAATGCTTATGTTCAGGAAGTTTTCAATGGAATAAGGACAATTAAGATATTTGGAATGGAAAATCAATCTATATCGGATTTTCATAAACCTCTAAATCAAAATCTTGAAGCTGTTCACAAAACTAGTACATTAGATTCTATATTTCCTTGTTTGATGCAAATATTAAGGGCAGTTATAATAACTATTACTGTTGTTATAGCAGCGCCAAATGGATTAGGAACATTAGGTATAAGTATTGGTTCAGTTGCAGCAGGAGTTGATTTAATATCTAGAATGCTTGCGCCTATTGAAGCTATAGCAGTAGAGTTTCAAACAATACAAGAAGCTTTATCAGGTCTAGAAAGGATAAACGATTTTGATAAAGAGGAAGAGGAATGTAAGAAGGAATTGATTTTAGAAAGAGAAATTCCCAAAAAACTTTCAATATCCGTAAAAAATATATCCTTTGCCTATGATAATGAAAAAAATATTGTTGATAATATTACCTTTGATATAGAACCAGGGACTAAGGTGGCTCTAGTAGGAAGAACAGGTGCTGGGAAAAGTACTATTTTAAATATTGTAGCAGGATTATATAAGCCAAATCAAGGTAGCATAAAGATAGGAGAATTTGATCCATTTGAAATACCAGCAAATATTAGAAGAAGAATTATAGGGATTGTACCTCAATCTTTTCCCATATATGATGGGACAATTAAAGAAGCAATCACCTTATACGATGAGGATATTACAGAAGAACAAGTAATAAAAGTAGCCAAAATAGTTGGACTACATGAAGATATTATCAGGCTACCAAAGGGATATAATACATTCATAGGAGAAGGAGAAATGAAACTTTCTTATGGTCAATATCAATTATTATCCTTAGCAACTGCATTGGTAAATAATCCTCCAATACTACTTCTTGATGAAGTAAGCTCTGGATTAGACTCTGTAACTGAGGCAAAGATCTTTAAAGCATTAAAAGAAATATCTAAAGATAGAACCATCCTAACAATAAGCCATAGAATATCTGGGATTATAGATGCAGATAAAGTTATCATGTTGGAAAGAGGGAAAATAGTAGAAACTGGCACACCAACAGAGTTGGCAGGAAAAGATGGATGGTATGCTAAATACAGTCAAATAGAGAAACTAGGATGGAATATTGGTGCCAGATGTTAA
- a CDS encoding ABC transporter ATP-binding protein, producing the protein MKNTNTKYKFSPPKNKDKLLSYIIKYHKQFLITAVSGIFFNSAIVLGPIFQGKLLDAVVNSANMKGIVKAGLEFIGVTLAFQIGRFFKRFYVRDMANRMSGDMRIGIMESILAMDLNTVEKQKIGDMMSTTIGDVDIVVEAVRKTITELWDTWVLMIAYWMTLMYYDSKITLISTIPIPLVIILTQLMKNKVHSKSKAARKATSKSTIQIRRMISEVNILRLYGREEAEIERLGERLEDQANKNVKVTIFKNGLAPIYSALASLGIVVVIFLGGNKVIEGNWTIGTFTAYITMFLALAVRTTTAAKVFNIQQGAKASWDRVLGLINNESQVKYKKEDSLKPQEISIKNLSFKYPTSDEYAIKDISFKVSSGMIIGVTGSVGSGKSALALALTGLYDYDGSIFLDNVELKDIDYEQKLATTTYMGHDSFLFSDSLKNNITWNDDNTEKLGKVLNIASLEQDIASFENGINTQVGEKGTKVSGGQKQRIALARALYKDANILILDDPFSAVDINTEAKIIKKLRENREERTIFIFSHRLDAFKYMDMVLVLDKGKIVQRGTHNELINTDGIYSKIIDSQQFLGGGVIEKQNSI; encoded by the coding sequence ATGAAAAATACAAATACTAAATATAAATTCTCTCCCCCAAAGAACAAAGATAAGCTATTATCTTACATTATTAAATACCATAAACAATTTCTAATCACTGCTGTATCAGGTATATTTTTCAACTCAGCAATTGTACTAGGCCCTATTTTTCAAGGGAAATTATTAGATGCAGTTGTTAATTCAGCTAATATGAAAGGGATTGTAAAGGCGGGATTAGAGTTTATCGGAGTTACTTTGGCTTTTCAGATAGGGAGATTTTTCAAGCGGTTTTACGTTAGAGATATGGCAAATCGTATGAGTGGTGATATGCGTATTGGGATAATGGAATCTATATTAGCCATGGATTTAAACACTGTGGAAAAGCAAAAAATAGGAGATATGATGTCTACTACCATTGGAGATGTAGATATTGTAGTAGAAGCAGTTAGAAAAACCATAACTGAGTTATGGGATACTTGGGTTCTCATGATAGCATATTGGATGACACTTATGTATTATGACTCTAAAATTACATTAATATCTACTATTCCCATTCCGTTAGTTATTATATTGACCCAGTTAATGAAAAATAAGGTTCACTCAAAATCTAAAGCTGCTAGAAAAGCTACTTCAAAATCAACAATTCAAATTAGAAGAATGATTTCAGAGGTAAATATATTAAGACTATATGGGCGAGAAGAGGCTGAAATAGAAAGATTAGGAGAAAGATTAGAAGATCAGGCCAACAAAAATGTCAAGGTGACAATTTTTAAAAATGGATTAGCACCAATATATTCAGCTTTGGCTAGTCTTGGAATCGTTGTGGTCATATTCTTAGGGGGAAACAAGGTAATTGAAGGCAATTGGACTATAGGTACATTTACAGCCTATATAACCATGTTTCTAGCATTAGCAGTTAGAACAACCACTGCAGCAAAGGTATTTAATATTCAACAGGGTGCTAAAGCATCTTGGGATAGAGTATTAGGGTTAATAAATAATGAAAGCCAAGTTAAATATAAAAAAGAAGATAGCCTTAAACCACAAGAGATATCCATAAAAAATCTTTCTTTTAAATATCCAACCAGTGATGAATACGCAATAAAAGATATTTCATTTAAAGTTTCATCTGGAATGATAATTGGTGTAACTGGTTCTGTGGGTTCAGGGAAAAGTGCCTTAGCTCTTGCACTAACTGGGCTCTACGATTATGATGGGAGTATTTTTCTTGACAATGTAGAACTAAAAGATATTGATTATGAGCAAAAATTGGCTACTACAACATACATGGGACACGATTCCTTCCTTTTTTCAGATAGTCTAAAAAACAATATTACTTGGAATGATGACAATACTGAAAAATTAGGAAAGGTATTAAATATTGCCTCATTAGAACAGGATATTGCTTCTTTTGAAAATGGTATTAATACTCAAGTTGGAGAAAAAGGCACAAAAGTATCTGGAGGTCAAAAGCAAAGAATAGCACTAGCGAGAGCATTATATAAGGATGCTAATATATTAATACTTGATGATCCTTTTTCAGCTGTAGACATAAATACAGAAGCTAAAATCATAAAGAAATTAAGAGAAAACAGAGAAGAACGAACAATATTTATATTTTCCCACAGACTTGATGCATTTAAGTATATGGACATGGTTCTAGTCCTTGATAAAGGCAAAATTGTCCAAAGAGGAACTCACAATGAATTAATAAATACAGATGGTATATATAGTAAGATCATAGATTCACAACAATTTTTGGGAGGTGGAGTAATTGAAAAACAAAATAGTATCTAA